A stretch of Henckelia pumila isolate YLH828 chromosome 4, ASM3356847v2, whole genome shotgun sequence DNA encodes these proteins:
- the LOC140864320 gene encoding uncharacterized protein isoform X1, whose protein sequence is MAKVAVNEGLPKTVSDTLLPHILNLYASRATPQDFEIYAPHATFEDPLMQAQGVKEIKSAFYSLAKVFKESKIVDYNIEENVVSPGQTEIVIDNKQYYKIWGKEINVISLIKLYTEDGKIVRHEDWWDKKPLSNKETSPFVGRINELRKRASMFITHAFMGFGKDPTV, encoded by the exons ATGGCGAAAG TTGCAGTGAATGAAGGGTTACCAAAAACTGTATCTGATACCTTACTCCCTCACATTCTTAACCT TTATGCATCCCGTGCAACTCCTCAAGATTTTGAAATATATGCTCCACATGCAACTTTTGAAGACCCACTTATGCAGGCACAAGG GGTAAAGGAGATCAAATCAGCATTCTATTCGCTAGCCAAG GTCTTCAAGGAATCAAAAATCGTTGACTACAATATTGAAGAAAATGTTGTTTCACCTGGACAAACGGAG ATAGTAATTGACAATAAACAGTATTACAAAATTTGGGGGAAAGAAATAAATGTGATATCACTCATCAAGCTGTATACAGAGGATGGGAAGATTGTTCGTCATGAAGACTG GTGGGATAAGAAACCTCTGTCGAATAAAGAGACATCACCATTTGTTGGCCGCATAAATGAGCTTCGTAAAAGAGCATCCATGTTCATCACTCATGCTTTCATGGGGTTCGGGAAGGACCCGACTGTGTGA
- the LOC140864320 gene encoding uncharacterized protein isoform X2: MAKVNEGLPKTVSDTLLPHILNLYASRATPQDFEIYAPHATFEDPLMQAQGVKEIKSAFYSLAKVFKESKIVDYNIEENVVSPGQTEIVIDNKQYYKIWGKEINVISLIKLYTEDGKIVRHEDWWDKKPLSNKETSPFVGRINELRKRASMFITHAFMGFGKDPTV, from the exons ATGGCGAAAG TGAATGAAGGGTTACCAAAAACTGTATCTGATACCTTACTCCCTCACATTCTTAACCT TTATGCATCCCGTGCAACTCCTCAAGATTTTGAAATATATGCTCCACATGCAACTTTTGAAGACCCACTTATGCAGGCACAAGG GGTAAAGGAGATCAAATCAGCATTCTATTCGCTAGCCAAG GTCTTCAAGGAATCAAAAATCGTTGACTACAATATTGAAGAAAATGTTGTTTCACCTGGACAAACGGAG ATAGTAATTGACAATAAACAGTATTACAAAATTTGGGGGAAAGAAATAAATGTGATATCACTCATCAAGCTGTATACAGAGGATGGGAAGATTGTTCGTCATGAAGACTG GTGGGATAAGAAACCTCTGTCGAATAAAGAGACATCACCATTTGTTGGCCGCATAAATGAGCTTCGTAAAAGAGCATCCATGTTCATCACTCATGCTTTCATGGGGTTCGGGAAGGACCCGACTGTGTGA